A genomic window from Variovorax paradoxus includes:
- a CDS encoding GMP reductase — protein sequence MQIFDYDNILLLPRKCRVESRSECDTSVVLGERSFRLPVVPANMKTVVDESICLWLAQNGYFYVMHRFDLDNVKFVKEMQGKGVFASISLGVKKADYDTVDQLVAQGLVPEYVTIDIAHGHADSVKNMIGYLKEKLPKTFVIAGNVGTPEAVIDLENWGADATKVGIGPGKVCITKLKTGFGTGGWQLSALKWCARVATKPIIADGGIRDHGDIAKSVRFGASMVMIGSLFAGHEESPGKTVEVDGVLFKEYYGSASDFNKGEYKHVEGKRILEPIKGKLAETLVEMEQDVQSSISYAGGRALMDIRKVNYVTLGGDNAGEHLLM from the coding sequence ATGCAAATTTTCGATTACGACAACATCCTTCTGCTCCCGCGCAAGTGCCGCGTGGAGAGCCGCTCCGAGTGCGACACCAGCGTGGTGCTGGGCGAACGCAGCTTCCGCCTGCCGGTGGTGCCCGCCAACATGAAGACGGTGGTCGACGAGTCGATCTGCCTGTGGCTGGCGCAGAACGGCTATTTCTACGTGATGCACCGCTTCGACCTCGACAACGTCAAGTTCGTCAAGGAGATGCAGGGCAAGGGCGTGTTCGCTTCCATCTCTCTGGGCGTGAAGAAGGCCGACTACGACACCGTCGACCAACTGGTGGCACAGGGCCTCGTGCCCGAGTACGTCACGATCGACATCGCGCACGGCCACGCCGACAGCGTGAAGAACATGATCGGCTACCTGAAGGAAAAGCTGCCCAAGACCTTCGTGATTGCCGGCAACGTCGGCACGCCCGAGGCGGTGATCGATCTCGAGAACTGGGGAGCTGACGCGACCAAGGTCGGCATCGGCCCGGGCAAGGTCTGCATCACCAAGCTCAAGACCGGCTTCGGCACCGGCGGCTGGCAGCTGTCGGCGCTCAAGTGGTGCGCGCGCGTGGCGACCAAGCCGATCATTGCCGACGGCGGCATCCGCGACCACGGCGACATTGCCAAGAGCGTGCGCTTCGGCGCGTCGATGGTCATGATCGGCTCGCTGTTCGCGGGGCACGAGGAGTCGCCGGGCAAGACGGTCGAGGTCGACGGCGTGCTGTTCAAGGAGTACTACGGCTCCGCCAGCGACTTCAACAAGGGCGAGTACAAGCACGTCGAGGGCAAGCGCATCCTCGAACCCATCAAGGGCAAGCTGGCCGAAACGCTGGTCGAAATGGAGCAGGACGTGCAGAGCTCGATCAGCTACGCGGGCGGCCGCGCGCTGATGGACATCCGCAAGGTCAACTACGTCACGCTGGGCGGCGACAACGCGGGCGAGCACCTGCTGATGTAG
- a CDS encoding SDR family NAD(P)-dependent oxidoreductase — translation MSDANTTPHVLITGAAGALGRAVAQHFIDQGARLALVDHHAGRLAEVFPGLDNSQHLLLAGDVTSTSEMAALAEQALKSFGRIDTLVHIAGGFEMGEATHALTRASWDRMMNLNAWSFVAVTQAVLPSMIERRAGSVIAVTAKVAARGVPAMAAYIASKSALQRLVEAMAAEAAPHGVNINSVAPSVLDTPANRQAMPDANPADWVSTSVAAQTIGFLASPSAAALHGQHLTLDT, via the coding sequence ATGAGCGACGCCAACACCACGCCCCATGTCTTGATCACCGGCGCCGCAGGCGCACTGGGCCGTGCTGTGGCTCAGCACTTCATCGACCAGGGCGCGCGCCTTGCGCTGGTCGACCACCATGCAGGTCGTCTTGCGGAGGTCTTCCCGGGCCTCGACAACTCGCAGCATCTCCTGTTGGCGGGCGACGTGACTTCCACGTCAGAGATGGCTGCCCTCGCGGAGCAGGCGCTCAAGTCCTTCGGCCGCATCGACACGCTGGTCCACATCGCAGGCGGCTTTGAAATGGGCGAGGCAACACATGCACTCACGCGCGCGAGCTGGGACCGGATGATGAATCTCAACGCATGGTCGTTCGTGGCGGTGACCCAGGCTGTGCTGCCCTCGATGATCGAGCGTCGTGCAGGCAGCGTCATCGCCGTAACGGCAAAGGTCGCGGCGCGCGGCGTGCCGGCCATGGCCGCGTACATCGCTTCGAAGAGTGCGCTGCAGCGCCTGGTGGAAGCCATGGCAGCCGAGGCGGCGCCGCATGGCGTCAACATCAACAGCGTGGCTCCGAGCGTACTCGACACGCCGGCCAATCGGCAGGCGATGCCCGATGCGAATCCGGCTGACTGGGTGTCGACCTCGGTTGCCGCGCAGACCATCGGCTTCCTTGCGTCGCCGAGCGCCGCAGCGCTGCACGGCCAGCATCTGACGCTCGATACCTGA
- a CDS encoding UvrD-helicase domain-containing protein gives MLFNDPAADAHPPALPLLQNLNAEQLAAVTLPEGNALILAGAGSGKTRVLTTRIAWLLQTGQVSAGGILAVTFTNKAAKEMMTRLTAMLPVNVRGMWIGTFHGLCNRLLRAHWKLANLPSTFQILDTQDQLSAIKRLMKQFNVDDERFPAKQTQWFIAGAKEDGLRPGDVEVRSDDDRKKVELYRLYEEQCQREGVVDFGELMLRSYELLRDNDPVREHYQRRFRHILIDEFQDTNRLQYAWIKMLTGNTVAGQFTPSESSSVIAVGDDDQSIYAFRGARVGNMTDFVREFDVRHQIKLEQNYRSYSNILDSANELISHNKKRLGKNLRTDQGPGEPVRVYESPTDLAEAQWMVEEMRQLARDGYERKEMAVLYRSNAQSRVIETALFNASVPYRVYGGLRFFERAEIKHALAYLRLLENKDDDTSFLRVVNFPPRGIGARTLETLQDAARAAGRSLHDAVSVVGGKAGANLTGFVAKIDVLREQTQGVSLREIIELVLDHSGLVEHYKADREGADRLENLDELVNAAESFVTQEGFGRDAVALPVDELRQSPASQGIDPSRPVLDEPLAPDAETGETLSPLAAFLTHAALESGDNQAQAGQDAVQLMTVHAAKGLEFDCVFITGMEEGLFPHENSMSDFESLEEERRLMYVAITRARKRLYLSHSQTRMLHGQTRYNVKSRFFDELPEGALKWLTPKNQGFTPSAFGYGGGYASTRGGGGGYSGGGYGGGSSSRDKDTFASPPVPPQKTAPSHGLRSGMQVFHNKFGEGTVTALEGTGDDARAQVKFARHGVKWLALSVAKLTPI, from the coding sequence ATGTTGTTTAACGATCCTGCGGCTGACGCCCACCCTCCAGCGCTGCCGCTGCTCCAGAACCTGAACGCGGAGCAACTCGCCGCGGTCACGCTGCCAGAGGGCAACGCGCTGATCCTGGCCGGCGCCGGTTCCGGCAAGACGCGCGTGCTCACCACCCGCATCGCCTGGCTGCTGCAGACGGGCCAGGTCTCCGCCGGCGGCATCCTCGCCGTGACCTTCACCAACAAGGCCGCGAAAGAAATGATGACGCGGCTGACGGCGATGCTGCCCGTCAATGTGCGCGGCATGTGGATCGGCACCTTCCACGGCCTGTGCAACCGCCTGCTGCGCGCGCACTGGAAGCTGGCCAACCTGCCGTCGACCTTCCAGATCCTCGACACGCAAGACCAGCTCTCGGCCATCAAGCGTCTGATGAAGCAGTTCAACGTCGACGACGAGCGCTTCCCGGCCAAGCAGACGCAATGGTTCATCGCCGGCGCCAAGGAAGACGGCCTGCGCCCCGGCGACGTCGAAGTTCGCAGCGACGACGACCGGAAGAAGGTCGAGCTCTATCGCCTCTACGAAGAGCAGTGCCAGCGCGAAGGCGTGGTCGACTTCGGCGAGCTCATGCTGCGCAGCTACGAACTGCTGCGCGACAACGACCCGGTGCGCGAGCACTACCAGCGGCGCTTCCGCCACATCCTGATCGACGAGTTCCAGGACACCAACCGCCTGCAGTACGCGTGGATCAAGATGCTCACGGGCAACACCGTCGCCGGCCAGTTCACGCCGAGCGAGAGCAGCAGCGTCATCGCCGTGGGCGACGACGACCAGAGCATCTACGCCTTCCGCGGTGCACGCGTGGGCAACATGACCGACTTCGTGCGCGAGTTCGACGTGCGCCACCAGATAAAGCTGGAGCAGAACTACCGCAGCTACAGCAACATCCTCGACTCGGCCAACGAGCTCATCAGCCACAACAAGAAGCGCCTGGGCAAGAACCTGCGCACCGACCAGGGGCCGGGCGAACCGGTGCGCGTGTACGAATCGCCCACCGATCTCGCCGAAGCCCAGTGGATGGTCGAGGAAATGCGCCAGCTCGCGCGCGACGGCTACGAGCGCAAGGAAATGGCCGTGCTCTACCGCAGCAACGCGCAGAGCCGGGTGATCGAAACGGCGCTCTTCAATGCCTCGGTGCCGTACCGCGTGTACGGCGGCCTGCGCTTCTTCGAGCGCGCCGAAATCAAGCACGCGCTGGCCTACCTGCGCCTGCTGGAGAACAAGGACGACGACACCAGCTTCCTGCGCGTCGTCAATTTCCCGCCGCGCGGCATCGGTGCGCGCACGCTCGAAACCCTGCAGGACGCGGCGCGCGCGGCCGGGCGCTCGCTGCACGATGCGGTGAGCGTCGTCGGCGGCAAGGCCGGCGCCAACCTCACGGGCTTCGTAGCCAAGATCGACGTGCTGCGCGAGCAGACCCAGGGCGTGAGCCTGCGAGAGATCATCGAGCTGGTGCTCGACCACAGCGGCCTCGTCGAGCACTACAAGGCCGATCGCGAAGGCGCCGACCGCCTCGAGAACTTGGACGAACTGGTGAATGCGGCCGAGAGCTTCGTCACGCAGGAAGGCTTCGGCCGCGACGCCGTGGCGTTGCCGGTCGACGAGCTGCGCCAGTCGCCCGCGAGCCAGGGTATCGACCCGAGCCGTCCGGTGCTCGACGAGCCGCTCGCGCCCGACGCCGAAACCGGCGAAACGCTGAGCCCGCTGGCCGCCTTTCTCACGCACGCCGCGCTCGAATCGGGCGACAACCAGGCGCAGGCTGGGCAAGACGCGGTGCAGTTGATGACCGTGCATGCCGCCAAGGGCCTGGAGTTCGACTGCGTATTCATCACCGGCATGGAAGAGGGCCTGTTCCCGCACGAGAACTCGATGAGCGATTTCGAGAGCCTCGAGGAAGAACGCCGCCTGATGTACGTGGCGATCACGCGCGCCCGCAAGCGCCTGTACCTGAGCCATTCGCAGACGCGCATGCTGCACGGCCAGACTCGCTACAACGTCAAGAGCCGCTTCTTCGACGAGCTGCCCGAAGGCGCGCTGAAGTGGCTCACACCCAAGAACCAGGGCTTCACGCCATCGGCCTTCGGCTATGGCGGGGGCTATGCGAGCACGCGCGGTGGTGGGGGCGGCTACAGCGGTGGTGGCTATGGCGGCGGCAGCAGCAGCCGCGACAAGGACACCTTTGCCAGCCCACCCGTGCCGCCGCAGAAGACAGCGCCTTCACACGGCCTGCGCTCGGGCATGCAGGTGTTCCACAACAAGTTCGGCGAAGGCACGGTGACCGCGCTCGAAGGCACGGGCGACGACGCACGCGCACAGGTCAAGTTCGCGCGACATGGCGTGAAGTGGCTGGCGCTGTCGGTGGCCAAGCTCACGCCGATCTGA
- a CDS encoding alpha/beta hydrolase yields the protein MASFDPAWLEGMYNNLARVKDHPAYFERWARESAAAREALPARIDLPYGQGVNETLDIFPAPVPDAPVLVFIHGGYWRAMDKKDHSFIAPAFNDRGICVVQPNYALCPGTPEQPVTVPGILLQMVRALEWTWRHVAAHGGDPLRITVAGHSAGGHMAAALLACDWKAVAPDLPAQLVRNALSISGLYDLRPLQRTPFLENVLKLTDADALRASPALWPAPKRGQLYAVAGGEESEEFIRHNAMIREAWGRNTVPVCEVLPGLNHFDVVDALADPAHTLHRHAVQLLEA from the coding sequence ATGGCCTCGTTCGACCCCGCCTGGCTGGAAGGCATGTACAACAACCTCGCACGGGTCAAAGATCATCCTGCGTACTTCGAGCGATGGGCGCGCGAATCGGCCGCGGCGCGCGAGGCCTTGCCGGCGCGGATCGATCTTCCCTACGGCCAGGGCGTGAACGAAACGCTCGACATCTTCCCCGCACCGGTGCCCGACGCGCCAGTGCTGGTCTTCATCCACGGCGGCTACTGGCGCGCGATGGACAAGAAAGACCATTCCTTCATTGCGCCGGCGTTCAATGACCGCGGCATCTGCGTGGTCCAGCCCAACTACGCGCTGTGCCCCGGCACGCCGGAGCAGCCCGTCACGGTGCCGGGCATCCTGCTGCAGATGGTGCGTGCGCTCGAATGGACCTGGCGCCACGTTGCGGCCCATGGCGGCGACCCTTTGCGGATCACCGTTGCGGGCCATTCGGCTGGTGGTCACATGGCGGCGGCGCTGTTGGCTTGCGACTGGAAAGCGGTCGCGCCCGATCTGCCCGCACAGCTCGTGCGCAACGCGCTGTCGATCTCGGGCCTCTACGACCTTCGTCCGCTGCAGCGCACGCCGTTTCTCGAGAATGTGCTGAAGCTGACCGATGCAGATGCCCTGCGCGCCAGCCCTGCACTGTGGCCCGCGCCCAAACGCGGCCAGCTCTACGCCGTTGCCGGTGGTGAAGAAAGCGAAGAGTTCATCCGCCACAACGCGATGATCCGCGAGGCGTGGGGACGCAACACCGTGCCGGTGTGCGAGGTGCTCCCGGGGCTCAACCACTTCGATGTGGTCGACGCGCTTGCCGACCCGGCCCACACCCTGCACCGGCACGCGGTGCAGTTGCTGGAAGCCTGA